A stretch of the Raphanus sativus cultivar WK10039 unplaced genomic scaffold, ASM80110v3 Scaffold0347, whole genome shotgun sequence genome encodes the following:
- the LOC130501952 gene encoding uncharacterized protein LOC130501952, translating into MENNSWTNEEFHQHSTYSGNSNIPLKKPELINNTGIAMVWTPEEQTILENALARYPLDSCVSSCLRYAKISLELPEKTTKDVAMRCRWIKELGRVKVENSISAPHDAAANELLKQNEQLSEQINANLTSSKVLDNLPLFNQIYENIIELFNKLDENVPDKMKQMPPLREMLNDDLFNLILPHIYLNQHE; encoded by the coding sequence ATGGAGAATAATTCGTGGACAAACGAAGAGTTTCATCAACATAGTACCTACTCTGGTAACTCGAATATCCCGCTGAAGAAACCAGAGTTGATAAATAACACAGGAATTGCCATGGTATGGACCCCTGAAGAGCAAACTATTCTGGAGAATGCCCTTGCTAGATATCCATTGGACTCGTGTGTTTCTTCTTGTCTACGTTACGCAAAAATCTCGTTAGAGCTTCCAGAAAAGACCACCAAAGACGTCGCTATGCGTTGTAGATGGATCAAAGAATTGGGAAGAGTCAAAGTTGAGAATTCAATCTCGGCTCCTCATGATGCGGCCGCCAATGAGCTTCTTAAACAGAACGAGCAACTGTCTGAACAGATCAATGCAAATCTCACATCCTCAAAGGTTCTAGATAACCTTCCTCTCTTCAATCAAATTTATGAGAACATCATAGAACTTTTCAACAAGTTGGACGAGAATGTGCCGGACAAGATGAAGCAGATGCCACCATTGCGGGAGATGTTGAACGATGATCTATTTAATTTAATCCTTCCTCATATCTACCTAAACCAACATGaatga